From a region of the Pseudomonadaceae bacterium SI-3 genome:
- a CDS encoding 30S ribosomal protein S3: MGQKVHPTGIRLGIVKEHTSVWYADGRTYADYLLADLNVRAYLQDKLKSASVSRIDIHRPAQTARITIHTARPGIVIGKKGEDVEKLRQDLTKRMGVPVHINIEEIRKPELDAMLVAQNVAQQLERRVMFRRAMKRAVQNAMRIGAKGIKIQVSGRLGGAEIARTEWYREGRVPLHTLRADIDYNTYEAHTTYGVIGVKVWIFKGEVIGGRHEELKPQAPAPRKKATK, translated from the coding sequence ATGGGTCAGAAAGTACATCCCACTGGCATACGCCTGGGAATCGTCAAGGAGCACACTTCCGTCTGGTACGCAGACGGTCGTACGTACGCCGATTATCTGCTTGCAGATCTGAACGTGCGTGCGTACCTCCAAGACAAATTAAAAAGCGCGTCCGTAAGCCGTATCGATATCCATCGTCCGGCTCAAACCGCACGCATCACCATCCACACCGCTCGTCCCGGCATCGTGATCGGCAAGAAAGGTGAAGATGTTGAGAAGCTGCGTCAGGACCTGACCAAAAGAATGGGTGTGCCTGTGCACATCAACATCGAAGAAATCCGCAAGCCGGAACTCGATGCAATGCTGGTAGCACAGAACGTCGCTCAGCAGCTGGAACGTCGCGTAATGTTCCGTCGCGCTATGAAGCGCGCGGTACAGAACGCCATGCGTATTGGTGCCAAGGGCATCAAGATCCAGGTGAGCGGTCGTCTGGGTGGGGCTGAAATCGCCCGTACTGAATGGTATCGGGAAGGTCGTGTGCCGTTGCACACCCTGCGTGCCGATATCGACTACAACACCTACGAAGCGCACACCACCTACGGTGTGATCGGCGTCAAGGTCTGGATCTTCAAAGGCGAAGTAATTGGTGGTCGCCACGAAGAGCTCAAACCGCAAGCGCCAGCGCCTCGTAAAAAAGCTACCAAGTAA
- a CDS encoding 50S ribosomal protein L16 encodes MLQPKRTKFRKQMTGHNRGLAQRGSKVSFGEFALKSVARGRLTARQIESARRALTRHVKRGGKIWIRVFPDKPISKKPLEVRMGKGKGNVEYWVAQIQPGKVLYEIEGVSEELAREAFALAAAKLPLATSFVKRTVM; translated from the coding sequence ATGTTGCAACCTAAGCGTACAAAATTCCGCAAGCAGATGACCGGCCACAACCGTGGGTTGGCTCAGCGCGGTAGCAAAGTCAGCTTCGGCGAGTTCGCTCTCAAGTCTGTCGCTCGTGGTCGTTTGACTGCGCGCCAGATCGAGTCCGCACGTCGTGCGTTGACTCGCCACGTCAAGCGTGGCGGCAAGATCTGGATCCGCGTTTTCCCCGATAAGCCTATTTCCAAAAAGCCGCTTGAAGTGCGGATGGGTAAAGGTAAGGGCAACGTCGAGTACTGGGTAGCCCAGATTCAGCCGGGCAAGGTGCTCTACGAGATCGAGGGTGTTTCCGAAGAGCTGGCGCGTGAGGCATTCGCCCTGGCTGCTGCAAAGCTGCCGCTCGCCACCTCCTTTGTTAAGCGGACGGTGATGTGA
- a CDS encoding 50S ribosomal protein L29, producing the protein MKANELREKSAQQLNEQLLELLRDQFNLRMQKATGQLGQSHLLSQVKRDIARVKTVLNQQAGK; encoded by the coding sequence ATGAAAGCGAATGAGCTTCGTGAAAAATCCGCTCAGCAGCTGAACGAGCAACTGCTCGAGTTGCTGCGCGACCAGTTCAATCTGCGTATGCAGAAAGCAACTGGCCAGTTGGGGCAGTCTCACCTGCTCTCGCAAGTCAAGCGCGACATCGCTCGTGTCAAGACTGTGCTCAACCAGCAGGCAGGTAAGTGA
- a CDS encoding 30S ribosomal protein S17 produces MAEVEKTVRTLTGRVVSDKMDKSITVLIERRVKHPIYGKYVKRSTKLHAHDETNQCRIGDKVTIRETRPLAKTKCWMLVDVVERAVEV; encoded by the coding sequence ATGGCTGAAGTTGAAAAAACTGTCCGCACGCTGACTGGCCGCGTCGTCAGCGACAAGATGGACAAAAGCATCACCGTTCTGATCGAGCGTCGCGTCAAGCACCCGATCTACGGTAAATACGTGAAGCGTTCGACCAAACTGCACGCCCACGACGAAACCAACCAGTGCCGTATTGGCGACAAGGTCACTATCCGCGAGACTCGTCCGCTGGCGAAGACCAAGTGCTGGATGTTGGTTGATGTCGTTGAACGTGCCGTCGAAGTCTAA
- a CDS encoding 50S ribosomal protein L14 → MIQTQSMLDVADNSGARRVMCIKVLGGSHRRYAGIGDIIKVTVKEAIPRGKVKKGQVMTAVVVRTRHGVRRPDGSIIRFDGNAAVLLNNKQEPIGTRIFGPVTRELRSEKFMKIVSLAPEVL, encoded by the coding sequence ATGATTCAGACTCAATCAATGCTCGATGTGGCGGATAACAGTGGCGCTCGTCGCGTCATGTGTATCAAGGTGCTCGGTGGTTCGCACCGCCGTTACGCCGGCATCGGCGACATCATCAAGGTTACCGTCAAGGAAGCGATTCCTCGTGGCAAGGTCAAGAAAGGCCAGGTAATGACCGCTGTTGTGGTCCGTACCCGTCACGGTGTTCGTCGTCCAGACGGCTCCATCATTCGCTTCGATGGCAATGCTGCTGTTCTGCTGAACAACAAGCAGGAGCCTATTGGCACCCGTATTTTCGGGCCGGTGACGCGTGAGCTTCGTTCTGAGAAGTTCATGAAGATCGTCTCGCTCGCGCCTGAAGTGCTGTAA
- a CDS encoding 50S ribosomal protein L24 produces the protein MQKIRRNDEIIVIAGKDKGKRGKVLRVLADDRLVVGGINLVKRHTKPNPMSGVQGGIVEKEAPLHASNVAIFNGETNKADRVGFKVEDGKKIRVFKSTQKPVEA, from the coding sequence ATGCAAAAGATTCGTCGCAACGACGAGATCATCGTCATCGCCGGCAAAGACAAGGGCAAGCGCGGTAAGGTGCTCCGGGTTCTCGCTGACGACCGTCTGGTTGTCGGTGGCATCAACTTGGTGAAGCGCCATACCAAGCCGAACCCGATGTCGGGCGTTCAGGGCGGTATCGTCGAGAAGGAGGCGCCACTGCACGCCTCTAACGTCGCTATTTTCAATGGCGAAACCAACAAGGCTGACCGCGTTGGGTTCAAGGTTGAAGACGGCAAGAAAATTCGTGTCTTCAAGTCGACCCAAAAGCCGGTTGAAGCTTGA
- a CDS encoding 50S ribosomal protein L5, with amino-acid sequence MARLKEVYRKQIAPKLKEELQLGNVMEVPRITKITLNMGIGEAIGDKKIIDNAVADLEKITGQKVVVTHARKSIAGFKVREGWPIGVKVTLRSDRMYEFLDRLLSISLPRVRDFRGLNAKSFDGRGNYSMGVKEQIIFPEIDYDKIDALRGLDITLTTTARTDEEGRALLRAFNFPFRN; translated from the coding sequence ATGGCACGACTAAAAGAAGTTTATCGGAAGCAAATCGCTCCCAAGCTGAAAGAAGAGCTTCAGCTTGGTAACGTGATGGAAGTTCCGCGCATTACCAAGATCACCCTCAACATGGGTATTGGCGAGGCCATCGGTGATAAGAAAATCATCGATAACGCGGTTGCCGATCTTGAGAAAATCACCGGCCAGAAGGTCGTCGTGACTCACGCTCGCAAGTCTATCGCTGGCTTCAAGGTCCGTGAAGGCTGGCCGATCGGTGTCAAGGTGACGTTGCGCAGTGATCGTATGTACGAGTTCCTGGATCGCCTGTTGTCGATCTCCCTGCCTCGGGTTCGCGACTTCCGCGGCCTGAATGCCAAGTCGTTCGACGGCCGCGGCAACTACAGCATGGGCGTGAAAGAGCAGATCATTTTCCCGGAAATCGATTACGACAAAATCGATGCCCTGCGTGGTCTGGACATCACTCTGACTACTACTGCTCGGACGGATGAAGAGGGGCGCGCGCTGTTGCGTGCATTCAACTTCCCGTTCCGTAACTGA
- a CDS encoding 30S ribosomal protein S14: MAKQSMKNRELKRQQTVAKYAQKRAALKATIANPESTPEARWEAQVALQKQPRDASASRLRNRCRLTGRPHGVYRKFGLARNMLRQAAMRGDVPGLVKASW; encoded by the coding sequence ATGGCTAAGCAAAGCATGAAGAACCGCGAGCTGAAGCGTCAGCAAACGGTTGCTAAGTACGCCCAGAAGCGTGCCGCGCTGAAAGCAACCATCGCCAATCCGGAGTCCACTCCGGAAGCGCGCTGGGAAGCTCAGGTGGCTCTGCAGAAGCAGCCTCGTGATGCAAGCGCTTCGCGCCTGCGTAACCGCTGCCGTTTGACCGGTCGTCCGCACGGTGTTTATCGCAAGTTCGGTCTTGCGCGTAACATGCTGCGTCAGGCCGCTATGCGTGGCGACGTACCAGGTCTGGTCAAAGCCAGCTGGTAA
- a CDS encoding 30S ribosomal protein S8, whose amino-acid sequence MSMQDPLADMLTRIRNAQMAEKSVVSMPSSTLKVAVANVLQGEGYIAGYNVSSDAKPQLSIELKYFEGRPVIEELKRVSRPGLRQYKSVDQLPKVRGGLGVSIVSTNKGVMTDRAARAAGVGGEVLCTVF is encoded by the coding sequence ATGAGTATGCAGGACCCGTTAGCGGACATGCTAACTCGTATCCGTAATGCCCAGATGGCTGAAAAGTCCGTCGTAAGCATGCCGTCTTCCACTCTGAAGGTGGCAGTAGCCAACGTTCTTCAGGGTGAAGGCTATATCGCAGGATACAACGTCAGCAGCGACGCCAAGCCGCAGCTGTCTATCGAGCTTAAGTATTTCGAGGGCCGTCCGGTCATCGAGGAGCTGAAGCGCGTAAGCCGTCCTGGCCTTCGCCAGTACAAATCCGTTGATCAGTTGCCGAAGGTTCGCGGCGGTCTGGGCGTTTCGATCGTGTCCACCAACAAAGGTGTGATGACTGATCGGGCTGCTCGCGCTGCTGGCGTTGGCGGCGAAGTGCTCTGCACAGTGTTCTAA
- a CDS encoding 50S ribosomal protein L6: MSRVAKNPVKLPAGVEFNMSGQQLSVKGAKGALELNVHSSVEVIHEAGELRFAARNGDQQNRAMAGTTRALVNNMVIGVSQGFERKLQLVGVGYKAQAKGQVLSLALGFSHPVEYELPQGVTAETPSQTDILIKGVDKQLVGQVAAEIRDFRRPEPYKGKGVRYSDEVVRRKEAKKK, from the coding sequence ATGTCTCGCGTTGCTAAGAACCCCGTAAAGCTGCCCGCTGGTGTTGAATTCAACATGTCCGGCCAGCAGCTTTCGGTTAAGGGTGCCAAGGGCGCTCTGGAACTGAATGTGCACTCGTCAGTGGAAGTGATTCACGAGGCTGGTGAGCTGCGTTTTGCTGCTCGCAATGGCGATCAGCAGAATCGCGCCATGGCCGGTACCACCCGTGCGCTGGTTAACAATATGGTAATTGGTGTCAGCCAAGGCTTCGAGCGCAAGCTTCAGCTGGTTGGCGTTGGTTACAAGGCGCAAGCCAAAGGTCAAGTGCTGTCCCTGGCTCTCGGCTTCTCGCATCCGGTGGAATATGAACTGCCGCAAGGCGTTACCGCTGAGACCCCCAGTCAGACCGATATCCTGATCAAGGGTGTCGATAAGCAACTGGTTGGTCAGGTGGCTGCTGAAATCCGCGATTTCCGTCGTCCTGAGCCTTACAAAGGCAAAGGCGTGCGTTACTCGGACGAAGTGGTCCGTCGTAAAGAAGCTAAGAAGAAGTAG
- a CDS encoding 50S ribosomal protein L18 codes for MSVKKVTRLRRARKARLKMRELETVRLCVYRSSQHIYAQVLSADGGKVLASASTLDKELRGGATGNVDAAKKVGQLVAERAKAAGVTQVAFDRSGFKYHGRVKALADAAREGGLEF; via the coding sequence ATGAGCGTAAAGAAAGTTACTCGTCTGCGTCGCGCTCGCAAGGCACGCCTGAAGATGCGCGAGCTGGAAACCGTACGCCTTTGTGTGTACCGCTCTTCCCAGCACATCTACGCCCAGGTCCTTTCGGCCGACGGCGGCAAGGTCCTGGCCAGCGCCTCGACTCTGGACAAAGAACTGCGCGGCGGAGCCACTGGCAACGTCGACGCTGCCAAGAAAGTTGGTCAGCTGGTCGCTGAGCGTGCTAAGGCCGCAGGTGTCACCCAGGTGGCGTTCGACCGTTCTGGCTTCAAGTACCACGGTCGTGTCAAGGCACTGGCTGATGCTGCTCGTGAAGGCGGGCTGGAGTTCTAA
- a CDS encoding 30S ribosomal protein S5 — protein sequence MAYNEQKRDEGYIEKLVQVNRVAKTVKGGRIFTFTALTVVGDGKGRVGFGRGKSREVPAAIQKAMEAARRNMIQVDLNGTTLQYATKAAHGASKVYMQPASEGTGVIAGGAMRAILEVAGVQNVLAKCYGSTNPVNVVHATFKGLKAMQSPESIAAKRGKSVEEIS from the coding sequence ATGGCATATAACGAGCAAAAGCGCGACGAAGGCTACATTGAGAAGCTGGTTCAAGTTAACCGCGTCGCCAAGACTGTAAAAGGTGGTCGTATCTTCACTTTCACCGCGTTGACCGTGGTGGGTGATGGTAAAGGCCGTGTAGGTTTCGGTCGTGGCAAATCCCGTGAAGTGCCGGCAGCCATTCAGAAGGCCATGGAAGCGGCTCGCCGCAACATGATCCAGGTTGATCTGAACGGCACCACGCTGCAGTACGCCACCAAGGCGGCGCATGGCGCTTCCAAGGTCTACATGCAGCCCGCTTCCGAGGGTACCGGTGTGATCGCCGGTGGTGCTATGCGCGCCATCCTTGAAGTGGCTGGTGTGCAGAACGTCCTGGCTAAGTGCTACGGCTCTACCAATCCGGTGAACGTGGTTCATGCCACTTTCAAGGGGTTGAAGGCCATGCAGTCGCCTGAGTCGATCGCTGCCAAGCGTGGCAAGAGCGTCGAGGAGATTTCCTGA
- a CDS encoding 50S ribosomal protein L30, whose amino-acid sequence MANTVKVTLIKSVSGRIPNHKLCVKGLGLRRIGHTVEVQDTPENRGMINKAYYMLRVEG is encoded by the coding sequence ATGGCTAACACCGTCAAGGTCACGCTGATTAAAAGCGTCAGCGGTCGTATCCCCAATCACAAGCTGTGCGTAAAGGGCCTCGGCCTTCGTCGCATTGGTCACACCGTCGAGGTTCAGGACACTCCTGAGAATCGCGGCATGATCAACAAGGCTTATTACATGCTCCGTGTGGAGGGCTAA
- a CDS encoding 50S ribosomal protein L15 has protein sequence MQLNDLRSAPGARREKLRPGRGIGSGLGKTGGRGHKGQTSRSGGKIAPGFEGGQQPLHRRLPKFGFVSLKAMDRAEVRTSELAKVEGDVVSVQSLKDANVINQNVQRVKVMLSGEVGRAVTLKGIAATKGARAAIEAAGGKFEE, from the coding sequence ATGCAACTGAACGATCTGCGTTCTGCGCCGGGTGCCCGTCGCGAAAAGCTTCGTCCTGGTCGTGGTATCGGTAGCGGTCTGGGTAAGACCGGTGGCCGTGGTCACAAGGGTCAGACTTCCCGTTCCGGCGGCAAGATTGCTCCAGGGTTCGAGGGCGGTCAGCAGCCATTGCATCGTCGTCTGCCGAAGTTCGGCTTCGTTTCGCTGAAGGCCATGGATCGCGCAGAAGTGCGCACATCCGAGCTGGCCAAGGTCGAAGGCGATGTTGTCTCCGTGCAGAGCCTCAAGGATGCCAACGTCATCAACCAAAACGTGCAGCGTGTGAAAGTCATGCTGTCCGGTGAAGTTGGTCGCGCTGTGACCCTGAAAGGCATCGCCGCCACCAAAGGTGCGCGTGCGGCTATCGAAGCAGCTGGCGGCAAGTTCGAGGAATAA
- a CDS encoding preprotein translocase subunit SecY: MAKQGALSALSNGGLSELWARLRFLLMAIIVYRIGAHIPVPGINPDRLAELFRQNEGTILSLFNMFSGGALERMSIFALGIMPYISASIIMQLMTAVSPQLEQLKKEGEAGRRKISQYTRYLALVLAIVQAIGMSVGLAGQGVAFSSDFGFYFVAITTFVAGAMFMMWLGEQITERGVGNGISMLIFAGIVAGLPGALGQSFESARQGDVNIIALLAVGLLAVAIIGFVVFIERGQRRIAVHYAKRQQGRKVFAAQTSHLPLKVNMAGVIPAIFASSILLFPASLGQWFGQSESMSWLADISQAIAPGQPLNILLFSAGIIFFCFFYTALMFNPKDVAENLKKSGAFIPGIRPGEQSARYIDGVLTRLTLFGALYMTAVCLLPQFLVVAANVPFYLGGTSLLIVVVVVMDFMSQVQSHLMSHQYDSLMKKANLKGYGSGMLR, translated from the coding sequence ATGGCTAAGCAAGGTGCTCTCTCCGCGCTGAGTAATGGCGGGCTGTCTGAACTCTGGGCTCGTCTGCGCTTTTTGCTGATGGCGATTATCGTCTATCGGATAGGGGCGCACATCCCGGTGCCGGGGATCAATCCCGACAGGTTGGCCGAGCTGTTCCGTCAGAACGAAGGGACCATCCTTAGTCTGTTCAACATGTTTTCAGGTGGTGCGCTGGAGCGCATGAGCATCTTTGCTTTGGGGATCATGCCGTACATTTCGGCATCGATCATCATGCAGCTCATGACTGCTGTCAGTCCGCAACTTGAGCAGTTGAAAAAGGAAGGCGAGGCCGGTCGCCGCAAGATTAGCCAGTACACGCGCTATCTAGCGCTCGTTCTGGCGATCGTGCAGGCCATTGGCATGTCCGTCGGTCTGGCCGGTCAAGGGGTCGCATTCAGCAGTGACTTCGGCTTCTACTTCGTCGCCATCACGACGTTTGTGGCGGGTGCGATGTTCATGATGTGGCTGGGTGAGCAGATCACCGAGCGCGGTGTCGGTAACGGCATTTCGATGTTGATTTTTGCTGGTATCGTTGCTGGCTTGCCGGGCGCCCTTGGGCAGTCCTTCGAGTCGGCTCGCCAGGGTGATGTCAATATCATTGCGCTGTTGGCAGTGGGTCTGCTGGCCGTTGCGATCATTGGTTTCGTGGTCTTCATTGAGCGTGGTCAGCGGCGAATTGCGGTGCACTACGCCAAGCGTCAGCAGGGTCGTAAGGTTTTCGCTGCGCAGACAAGCCACTTGCCTTTGAAGGTCAATATGGCTGGTGTGATTCCGGCAATTTTTGCGAGCAGCATTCTGTTGTTCCCGGCTTCGTTGGGTCAGTGGTTTGGTCAGTCCGAAAGCATGAGCTGGCTGGCTGATATCTCGCAGGCGATCGCTCCCGGTCAGCCGTTGAACATCCTTTTGTTCAGTGCCGGCATTATCTTCTTCTGCTTCTTCTATACGGCGTTGATGTTCAACCCTAAAGACGTCGCAGAAAACTTGAAGAAGTCCGGTGCGTTTATTCCAGGGATTCGTCCTGGTGAGCAGTCGGCGCGCTATATCGATGGTGTGCTGACCCGCTTGACCTTGTTCGGCGCCCTGTACATGACGGCTGTTTGCTTGCTTCCTCAGTTCCTTGTGGTAGCCGCAAATGTGCCGTTCTACCTTGGCGGGACCTCGTTGCTGATTGTGGTCGTGGTTGTAATGGACTTTATGTCCCAAGTGCAGTCACACCTGATGTCCCACCAGTACGATTCCCTGATGAAAAAAGCCAACCTGAAGGGCTACGGCAGCGGAATGCTCCGCTGA
- a CDS encoding 50S ribosomal protein L36, whose protein sequence is MKVRASVKKLCRNCKIVRREGVVRVICSAEPRHKQRQG, encoded by the coding sequence ATGAAAGTTCGTGCATCGGTTAAAAAGCTGTGCCGCAACTGCAAGATCGTTCGTCGCGAAGGCGTCGTTCGAGTGATCTGCAGCGCAGAACCGCGACACAAACAGCGCCAAGGCTGA
- a CDS encoding 30S ribosomal protein S13, which produces MARIAGVNIPDNKHTVISLTYIYGVGRTRAQTICAATGVNPAAKIKDLSDEQVELLRGEVGKFIVEGDLRREVNMKIKRLMDLGCYRGLRHRRGLPVRGQRTKTNARTRKGPRKPIRK; this is translated from the coding sequence ATGGCCCGTATTGCAGGCGTAAACATTCCGGATAACAAGCACACTGTTATCTCGCTGACCTACATCTATGGTGTTGGTCGCACTCGCGCACAGACAATCTGTGCCGCTACCGGTGTAAACCCGGCAGCAAAAATCAAGGATCTTAGTGACGAGCAGGTTGAACTGCTTCGTGGCGAAGTGGGCAAGTTCATCGTTGAAGGTGACCTGCGTCGCGAAGTCAACATGAAGATCAAGCGCTTGATGGACCTGGGTTGCTATCGCGGCCTGCGTCATCGTCGTGGTCTGCCGGTCCGCGGTCAGCGTACCAAGACCAACGCTCGTACCCGTAAGGGTCCGCGTAAGCCGATCCGCAAGTAA
- a CDS encoding 30S ribosomal protein S11 produces the protein MAKPAARPRKKVKKTVVDGIAHIHASFNNTIITITDRQGNALSWATSGGSGFRGSRKSTPFAAQVAAERAGQAALEYGLKNLDVNVKGPGPGRESAVRALNGCGYKIASITDVTPIPHNGCRPPKKRRV, from the coding sequence ATGGCAAAACCTGCTGCTCGTCCTCGTAAAAAAGTAAAAAAGACGGTGGTTGATGGCATCGCCCATATCCACGCTTCTTTTAACAACACCATCATCACTATCACCGACCGTCAGGGCAATGCGTTGTCCTGGGCGACGTCTGGTGGATCCGGCTTCCGCGGTTCACGTAAGAGCACCCCGTTCGCTGCCCAGGTGGCTGCCGAGCGTGCTGGTCAAGCTGCGCTGGAGTATGGCCTGAAGAACCTAGACGTTAACGTCAAGGGTCCTGGTCCGGGTCGTGAATCTGCCGTTCGTGCATTGAATGGTTGTGGTTATAAAATCGCCAGCATCACCGACGTGACGCCGATCCCGCACAACGGGTGCCGTCCGCCGAAGAAGCGCCGCGTGTAA
- a CDS encoding 30S ribosomal protein S4, with amino-acid sequence MARYIGPKCKLSRREGTDLFLKSGVRALESKCNIETPPGVHGQRRGRLSDYGTQLREKQKVRRIYGVLERQFSGYYKEAASRKGATGENLLQLLECRLDNVVYRMGFGSTRAESRQLVSHKSISVNGQTVNVPSYQVKAGDVVAVREKCRNQLRIAQALELCVQRGRVEWVEVDADKKSGVFKNVPARSDLSADINENLIVELYSK; translated from the coding sequence ATGGCTCGTTATATTGGTCCCAAGTGCAAACTGTCTCGTCGTGAAGGCACCGATCTCTTCTTGAAGAGTGGTGTGCGCGCGCTCGAATCGAAGTGCAACATCGAAACCCCACCGGGTGTTCACGGTCAGCGTCGTGGTCGTTTGTCTGACTACGGTACCCAGTTGCGTGAGAAGCAAAAAGTCCGCCGGATCTATGGTGTTCTCGAGCGTCAGTTCAGCGGTTATTACAAGGAAGCTGCCAGCCGCAAGGGCGCTACCGGTGAAAACCTTCTGCAACTGCTCGAGTGCCGTCTGGATAACGTCGTGTATCGCATGGGCTTTGGCTCTACTCGTGCCGAATCGCGTCAGCTGGTCTCGCACAAGTCGATCAGCGTGAACGGTCAGACCGTGAACGTTCCGTCTTACCAGGTCAAAGCTGGTGACGTGGTAGCCGTTCGTGAGAAGTGCCGCAACCAGCTGCGTATCGCCCAAGCCCTTGAACTGTGCGTACAGCGCGGTCGCGTTGAATGGGTCGAAGTAGATGCCGACAAGAAATCCGGTGTTTTCAAGAATGTTCCGGCGCGCAGTGATCTGTCAGCCGACATTAACGAAAACCTGATTGTCGAGCTCTACTCCAAGTAA
- a CDS encoding DNA-directed RNA polymerase subunit alpha — MQISVNEFLTPRHIDVQVVSPTRAKITLEPLERGFGHTLGNALRRILLSSMPGCAVVEAEIDGVLHEYSAIEGVQEDVIEILLNLKGIAIKLHGRDEVTLSLVKKGAGAVTAADIQLDHDVEIVNGDHLIANLAANGSINMKLKVARGRGYEPADARQSDEDESRSIGRLQLDATFSPVRRVAYVVENARVEQRTNLDKLVIDLETNGTLDPEEAIRRAATILQQQLAAFVDLKGDSEPVVVEQEDEIDPILLRPVDDLELTVRSANCLKAENIYYIGDLIQRTEVELLKTPNLGKKSLTEIKDVLASRGLSLGMRLDNWPPASLKKDDKATA, encoded by the coding sequence ATGCAGATTTCGGTAAATGAGTTCCTGACCCCCCGCCATATCGATGTGCAGGTGGTCAGTCCGACCCGTGCCAAGATCACACTCGAGCCACTCGAGCGCGGTTTTGGCCATACCCTGGGCAACGCGCTGCGTCGTATTCTGTTGTCCTCCATGCCCGGCTGCGCTGTGGTCGAGGCTGAGATCGACGGTGTGCTCCACGAGTACAGCGCCATCGAGGGCGTGCAGGAAGATGTCATCGAAATCCTGCTGAACCTCAAAGGTATCGCCATCAAGCTGCACGGCCGTGATGAAGTGACCTTGAGCCTGGTGAAGAAGGGCGCGGGCGCTGTTACCGCTGCCGATATCCAGCTGGATCACGATGTCGAAATCGTCAATGGTGATCACCTGATCGCCAACCTGGCGGCTAATGGTTCGATCAACATGAAGCTGAAGGTCGCTCGCGGCCGTGGCTACGAGCCGGCTGATGCGCGTCAGAGCGATGAAGATGAAAGCCGCAGTATTGGCCGTCTTCAGCTCGACGCAACCTTCAGCCCGGTCCGTCGCGTGGCTTATGTTGTCGAAAATGCTCGTGTTGAGCAGCGTACCAACTTGGACAAGCTGGTTATCGACCTGGAAACCAACGGAACCCTGGATCCTGAAGAAGCGATCCGTCGTGCCGCGACCATTCTGCAGCAGCAGTTGGCCGCGTTCGTCGACCTCAAGGGTGACAGCGAGCCGGTCGTGGTCGAGCAGGAAGACGAGATCGATCCGATCCTGTTGCGTCCAGTTGACGATTTGGAACTGACCGTACGTTCGGCGAACTGCCTCAAGGCAGAAAACATCTACTACATCGGTGATCTGATTCAGCGCACCGAAGTCGAGCTGTTGAAGACGCCGAACCTGGGCAAGAAATCTCTGACCGAAATCAAAGATGTTCTGGCTTCTCGTGGTCTGTCCCTCGGCATGCGCCTCGACAATTGGCCGCCAGCCAGTCTCAAGAAGGACGATAAGGCTACGGCCTGA
- the rplQ gene encoding 50S ribosomal protein L17, with amino-acid sequence MRHRKSGRHLSRTSAHRKAMFQNMAVSLFEHELIKTTLPKAKELRRVAEPLITLAKEDSVANRRLAFDRTRSKAIVGKLFNDLGPRYATRQGGYLRILKCGFRAGDNAPMAYVELVDRPVTGEVEAAE; translated from the coding sequence ATGCGTCATCGTAAAAGTGGCCGTCATCTCAGCCGCACAAGCGCTCACCGCAAGGCCATGTTCCAGAACATGGCGGTGTCGCTGTTCGAGCACGAACTGATCAAAACAACCCTGCCCAAGGCCAAGGAACTGCGTCGCGTAGCTGAGCCGCTGATCACTTTGGCTAAGGAAGACAGCGTCGCTAACCGTCGCCTGGCTTTCGACCGTACTCGCTCCAAGGCTATCGTTGGCAAGCTGTTCAACGATCTCGGCCCGCGTTATGCCACCCGTCAAGGTGGTTACCTGCGTATTCTCAAGTGCGGATTCCGCGCCGGGGACAATGCGCCGATGGCTTACGTTGAGCTGGTTGACCGTCCGGTCACTGGTGAAGTGGAAGCTGCTGAGTAA